From the genome of Labrus mixtus chromosome 17, fLabMix1.1, whole genome shotgun sequence:
agaaagagagacagcaacgtctaaaatacacaaatatgtCGGCGACGTTTCAGTACCAAACAATGATGACGTATTTATTGCAATTTTGACAGTGTGAAGGAGTCCGCTTGCAATTTCTGTTAATTAAAATACAAGAAGTGACTCGTCGTCGTCGGGATCCGGACTTCTATTTTTGATGCCGTGGTGTCCAAACAGTCGTCGACATTGTTTGATGTGAGCCACAAGTTTTAAAGCCGGGGGCCGTCTTGACGACCCCTGCTTCACAGTTGTATAAATGCAGTGCCGTAAAAAGGACATTACTCCCTCTGAAATGTACAACAGAGAGGGTGTAAAGTTGTAGAAAATGGAAAATACCTAAACACTCTTAGTCCCCACTGTCTCCTTCTGCAGCTCAGCCTGTTTGTCTcactcctctccccccccccccccccccaccccctgtgTCTTGCAGAAAAGCCCCGTGTTGTGCATCGGAGAGGAACAGCCCAAAAACTGGTTCACTGAGCTGCAGGTGCTGAAAGGACATTTTGACATTGTTCGATTTCTGGTGCAGATTGATGACTTCAGGTAAGCAGACCACGAcccaaaacaccccccccccccaacacccccccacccctctctctcgctttctaacctctctcctctctaccCTTGGCTGGCCTCTATCCCctctgtgattgacaggagATCCTCACCTACAGCAAACTTACAGAGCATGACAAGAGCCCAATCATCACcactgtgtgattgtgtgtgtgtgcacagtacAGTAGAAGCCGAAAGCCTTAATGCTGTGtccatacacacacgcacacacacataaagcttTTTGCACCTGCTCTCCTTTGTGGAAACATGCTACACACCGGCATGCTACAGTGGCTCTGCATAAGTGGCCAGATTGGGATTTATAACAGAactaagtatgtgtgtgtgaggaggtgggggggctTGTTCACGCCTGGTCTCCTCCAGTAATAACCCCCCTCCTCTGGGGTCTCGTCCTCTCCGCACACAGGTCCACAGTCGGGGGGCAAAGGCCAGAAAATTCTCTCCAGATTGCTTTTGAAGTCCGAAAAAAATGTATCCTCGACAGTTCCCCTCTTCTcattttatctctctctttttttttttatccgctCATCCTGTCTGTTGGTTTTGCGAGCGGGTAGTGTGGACGGCTGGGAGTCAAAGGCCAAGTGGAGGTGTAAAAACCAGcagaacagatgtttttttttggaaaggttTCTCAGGTGGAGATGGAGCCACGGGAAGTTATTTCTCGCACAGATAGAGATTAACCGGGTAAATTCGCTGCCAAGTGCACATCTCCGCTGAAATGGAGACTCCTCTCGCAAGAAGCGTCTCATagctgttatttattttttttctctctctctctctctcccaggtgTGCCTCGGCAGGGGACGACGGCCTCGTTCTGGTGTGGAATGTCGAGGTGATACTTTGCAAGTCGATGATTTCACTGCATTGTGAAATTGCACTCGTCACAGCAAACCACtaattgctttttaaatttctttttcttttctcctgctAACTGTTAGACCGGAGagcggctgcaggagctgagagGCCATTCCCAGCAAATCACCGCCATGACCACCTTCACCTGTAATAACGGAGCCCTGCCGCACACGTCGCTCATCACGGCCTCCTCGGACAAGAGTCTCAGCGTATCCTCGcgtcaaaaaacaaatatgatgtTGTCATGTTAATTGTTGTGATTGTGTCGTTTTACTTAACGTTTGTTTGTCAGCTGTGGGATCCCGATACTGGGAACAGGGTTCAGACCATTTCAGACCTGCAGTCCTCTGTGAAGGTGAATCATGAAGTCATGAAGCTGTTTTAAATTATGTCTCGTCaagtactgttttttttattttacacctgGTTTGGATGAACAACTTTTCCcgtttttttattcctttagtatttaaaaaaagggaaattataAAACCCATTTCAaacccataaaaaaaacagtaggtATAACGTAACACTAGGgttgcaaaatgtttaaacatgGACAGATTCTAGTCAAAAACAATGACGATACCTCTTTGGATACCACAGATAGATAATAATCCTAGGTGCCCGATACGGggttccatccatccatatctataccgctttttgCCGTTTAGCGTTGCTCTgactggagccgatcccagctgccattgggcgagaggcggggttacactcTAGACCggtcgcctgtcaatcacattcacacctacagtcAACTCAGAGTCAtaagttaacctaacgagcatgtctttggactgtgggaggaagccggagtacctggagagaacacacaaactccacacagagaggctcctgtccgacggggattagaaccaggaacctcctcgctgtgaggcgtCAAGCGTTAACCACTGGCACCACCTTGCAGCCCCAGTACTGggttattttcttgtttttcatttccaaaCATTGCAGGCAAACggcgccagatagcctagcggtcaTAATaggcaataataataataataataataataataataataataataatacattagttttgtatagtgcttttctaaaaactcaaagacgctttgacaaaaacataaaacaataaaacaaaacaaaaaaacgacagGACAGTACAATGATGAAGTAATGtagggtggggggagggggggagttagtggttgtTGGCAGtattgaagaggtgagttttgagggatttcttgaaggaggtgaggtgtgggggagtctctgatgttttttgggagtgagttccagagggtgggagcggcaatGGAAAAGCCCTGCCCCCCTAGGCAGctgctgtgggttcaaatccgacctcaatcctttgctacatgtcatcccccactctatCCTCCCAACTtgtcctgtctttcttcagctgtcctatccaagtACGGCCCAAAAAGGACCCtaaaaaacttcaataaatgcaggcaaactcctgcacaccgtctaaattgcacaaatacgttgcCAATGTTTGGGTTCTGAAATGTtggcaacatatttgtgcaacttagtcacttctttctctctcttttcttcgcTCGCTGCAGCTTTTGGTTCAGAAAGTCACAGAAGATCTGAAGCTTCTTTTCGATACCCTCCATCGTTTAAAAGAATCCAGACTGTAACGTTATAAAAGAAGTTGTGTTTAAATTGGGTTAGGGTGTCCGCACAGTGTTCAGCGCGATGCGGTCCTTCACGTTAGATTTTCTTGGTTATTCCATCGTGTCATCCGGCTGTGGGTAATTAACTTTGTATTGGCTGGATGTCTTACATactaattaaaatgtttgtcgCTAAAGATTGTTCTGCCAGCGATGATTTAAGATAAAAAGGCTAATTAACTCCTCCTGATCACAGATCAAGGTTAATTACAACATCCATAGGCTAATtctatttgatttcttttcctCTGCTGATATTTCTGAGAGCGTGTGACCGAATCAAAAAGGATCATATGTATGTTTTTTAACGAGCTGATAAATGTGTGCGTCTCAATTCAGTGTCTGCTGGTGCTGGAgcggctgtgtgtgtgggtctctGGCGGCGGcgagctgtgtgtgtggagcaaAGACTTCCAGCTGCAGTGTCAGAGACAGAACCACAgcgacacaggtgaggacaaacAGAAGGAAGAGCGACTGTCATAAAAAGAACGCTCCCAACACATGCTCACCCTCTGACCCGTGTGTTTGCTCACATTCTGACATTCTGCAGGAGTAACTGCTTTGATTGAGCTGCCGAAGAACTGCATCGCTGCTGCTATGGATAAAGAGATCGGTAAGAGAGCGGGTTTCTAACACGGACGTGCTGTAAGGCAGACTatctacatttgttttgattttatatactttatttattccTGAGGGGAATtatggttttacactctgttactgagagacatgcttctcacacacacagacctgaatcacacacatgcacaaacaggacctgtggacatgcattagtatgggagcagaggtgtcaaaagtgttcacattcattactcaggtagaagtatagatactagggtttaaaaagacttctgtagaagttgaagtatcaactcaaactttttactcaaagtgtaaaagtactggtttcaaaactacttaaagtataaaagtaatgtaaggggaaaaaatgccATTAGGCAGTGCCACAGGGGCCGATAGCGCACTACCCCACcttcccaaaaaaacatttttctaaaggccataatgactataatgttatattaaaatgttaatgttgaaaaattgGGTGGGTGTCggaatggtatatgtttatacttctcatccaaccacaataAAATTCACTCTATCTGGATGGCgcgatttatctggataggttttttttttggttttttttgtgtttttttgaacgatgacGAGCCGAAATGAAATCGGAGTAACgaggcttttttaaaatgtaaggagtagaagtaaaaagtcagcTGAAAAATatttactccagtaaagtatagatacccaaaaatttctacttaagtaaggtaatgaagtatttgtacttagttacttgacacctctgtATGGGAGTACCGCAAGGGTCTGTACTTGGTCCACTGTTGTCCTACCAAACTGCTGGCCAGGTGTTTGCCGATGATACCGTTATCCACATGTCCACTAAAACAGCTAGCTTAGCAGGTGAGCACCTGACAGAGGCGTTACGTAATGTTTCCAAATGGCTCGAGTTGTCTCATTTAACTATTAATGTTAAGAAAACTGTTGCCATGTGCTTCTCCATATGTAATAGATCTGTAAACGAAAACCCGCAGATCCATTCCTGCacgccattccccactctctctctctctctccctgatttcctactctatcctctgtcctttctgaatgaagacaaaaaggcctaaaataaatctttttttttttcggtggtcattaaattgtttaaaaaaaaagatcgcTATAAGGAGAAAACAACCTTTAATCTTTGGCTTCAAAACGGGGATGGATGCTGGGAAAACCGGGTTACTAAAAGTCTAAAAAGTGAGACTGTTCTGTTAATGTTGTACATGTTTATAGAAGAATAAGACTGACctttatgtttcattatttttcttgtcAGTGATCTACAGGCTGACGGTCTCGACTGATTCCTCTCTGTCCATGTCTGAGATCCGCTGCCTGTCCGACCACCAGGACCAGGTCCGAGCTCTGATCAATATCAACGGTCAGTCTGTTAAAAAATCCAAAAGTCTGCATTCCCGTCATGAGAGAAAGTGAGTGTCCATTTATTAATTAcagaggagaataaaaaaacaaaaaaacagccctCAACATCTTATGTAACAGAAGCAgacatgcacatttttttttgtattgtctgttttttttgtgttgttttttatttttatttttttctgtccctgatttaatttaatttgtaatttattctATTTATTCCTATTTTTACTGCTGTGTATGTCAGAGCACTAGGGTGTTAAATGATCTTTGTAATGgtgaaaaaatcaataaaaatctatgtaaaaaaaattaaaaattacagAGGAGAATAGACAAGTTAAGcatgcaggggaaaaaaaaacgtccacatggagaagaagagacagaaaagaaatcCTCAAACCCTCTCAGTTCTGATCTGACGATTAGTTTGAATTGTTCAAGTCTAAAGAAGAGATCAACATAAAAGTGCACAACAGTCAGGTGTTAGAATCTCTTCACTCCACTTCTCTTGGGTCTTAAGTTTTATGTGTACATAATAGAGTCTTCTGTTCTTCTCATTTCCTCAGACGGCCTCTTTGCCAGCGGCTCTCACGCGGGCGAGCTGATCTTATGGGACGCGGTCGATTGGAACATCCTGGCCTACGAGCACATCCTGTGGGAGGAGTCACAGACCCCCTCCCCTCAGACTGAAATACGCATAGGCGCTCCTAAACCCAGTGAGATGTCCATTCAGCACCTGACCACCAACGGCAAGGTGAGGAGGATCGGATGAGGAGATGGTACCTGTTGTTATATTTATAGTTGTTGTCGATGTTGAATGAGAAAactttgatgtttgtgtgtttttcgcAGCTCATCTTGGCAGCAGTGGGCAGTGGCCTGTATGTGTACAGCGTTCAGACAAAGACAGTGGTGGCCTACAGGAAGGTGGCACATGACTCGAATGTTTTACACACCATGCTGTTATCTGACAGGTAAATATATCATTCCCCCaggtgtttctgtttctcaccTCTTCCATAAAGACTGAAGAAGGCAGTAGGATTCATC
Proteins encoded in this window:
- the wdr41 gene encoding WD repeat-containing protein 41 isoform X1 → MFRWILGGREAQGSVEKSPVLCIGEEQPKNWFTELQVLKGHFDIVRFLVQIDDFRCASAGDDGLVLVWNVETGERLQELRGHSQQITAMTTFTCNNGALPHTSLITASSDKSLSLWDPDTGNRVQTISDLQSSVKCLLVLERLCVWVSGGGELCVWSKDFQLQCQRQNHSDTGVTALIELPKNCIAAAMDKEIVIYRLTVSTDSSLSMSEIRCLSDHQDQVRALININDGLFASGSHAGELILWDAVDWNILAYEHILWEESQTPSPQTEIRIGAPKPSEMSIQHLTTNGKLILAAVGSGLYVYSVQTKTVVAYRKVAHDSNVLHTMLLSDSELMSCSEDGSVRMWEIQDLPLPAEPTSPGFFGMWTFGRSNKHSGPPSKKPADVPHVRTLELTGDLIGHSGAVQTFVSFKENGLVTCSTDHLLILWKNGERQSHLRSLALFQKLEENGGL
- the wdr41 gene encoding WD repeat-containing protein 41 isoform X2; protein product: MTTFTCNNGALPHTSLITASSDKSLSLWDPDTGNRVQTISDLQSSVKCLLVLERLCVWVSGGGELCVWSKDFQLQCQRQNHSDTGVTALIELPKNCIAAAMDKEIVIYRLTVSTDSSLSMSEIRCLSDHQDQVRALININDGLFASGSHAGELILWDAVDWNILAYEHILWEESQTPSPQTEIRIGAPKPSEMSIQHLTTNGKLILAAVGSGLYVYSVQTKTVVAYRKVAHDSNVLHTMLLSDSELMSCSEDGSVRMWEIQDLPLPAEPTSPGFFGMWTFGRSNKHSGPPSKKPADVPHVRTLELTGDLIGHSGAVQTFVSFKENGLVTCSTDHLLILWKNGERQSHLRSLALFQKLEENGGL